The following proteins are encoded in a genomic region of Mycobacterium kiyosense:
- the mycP1 gene encoding mycosin-1: MHRILSTTVALALTMAPLTAPSAMAITPPAIDPGALPPDVTGPDQPTEQRVQCTSATVFPDSTFHDPPWGNSYVGVTEAHKFATGAGVTVAVIDTGVAASARVPAEPGGDFVAQAGDGLSDCDAHGTLTAAIIGGRPAPTDGYVGVAPDVRLLSIRQTSEAFEPVGAQANPNDPNSTPAAGSIRSLARAVVHAANLGAGVINISEAACYKVSKPIDEASLGAAIDYAANVKGAVIVVAAGNTGGDCAQNPLPDAATPTDSRGWNKVQTVVTPAWYAPLVLPVGGIGESGVPSTFSMHGPWVGVAAPAESIVALGDRGDPVNALQGKEGPVPIAGTSFAAAYVSGLAALLRQRFPALTAVQIINRITATARHPGGGVDDLVGAGVVNAVAALTWDIAPGPATIPYNVRRLPSPAPVPAPDRRPITAVTLAVGGLLLALVFGALTARALRRR; encoded by the coding sequence GTGCACCGGATCTTGTCGACGACGGTGGCGCTGGCCTTGACGATGGCGCCGCTGACCGCACCGTCCGCCATGGCAATCACCCCGCCCGCTATCGATCCCGGCGCGCTGCCGCCGGACGTGACCGGTCCCGACCAGCCGACCGAGCAGCGGGTGCAGTGCACCTCGGCGACGGTGTTCCCCGACTCCACGTTCCACGACCCGCCGTGGGGCAACTCCTACGTCGGGGTCACCGAAGCCCACAAGTTCGCCACCGGAGCCGGGGTGACGGTCGCGGTGATCGACACCGGCGTCGCCGCGTCTGCGCGGGTGCCGGCCGAGCCCGGCGGCGATTTCGTAGCGCAGGCCGGCGACGGATTATCGGACTGCGACGCGCACGGGACGCTGACCGCGGCCATCATCGGCGGTCGGCCCGCGCCCACCGACGGGTACGTGGGCGTCGCCCCCGACGTACGGCTGCTCTCGATACGGCAAACCTCGGAGGCCTTCGAACCCGTTGGCGCCCAAGCGAATCCGAACGATCCCAACTCCACCCCGGCGGCCGGGTCGATCCGCAGCCTGGCTCGGGCGGTGGTGCACGCGGCGAATCTGGGCGCCGGGGTGATCAACATCAGCGAAGCCGCCTGCTACAAGGTGAGCAAGCCGATCGACGAGGCGAGTCTGGGTGCCGCCATCGACTACGCCGCCAATGTGAAGGGGGCGGTGATCGTCGTCGCGGCCGGCAACACCGGTGGCGACTGCGCGCAGAATCCGTTGCCCGACGCCGCGACGCCCACTGATTCGCGTGGCTGGAACAAGGTGCAGACCGTCGTGACACCGGCCTGGTATGCGCCGCTGGTGCTGCCCGTCGGCGGGATCGGCGAGAGCGGGGTGCCGAGCACGTTTTCCATGCACGGCCCGTGGGTCGGGGTGGCCGCACCGGCGGAGAGCATCGTCGCGCTCGGTGACCGCGGCGACCCCGTGAACGCCCTGCAGGGTAAGGAGGGTCCGGTTCCCATCGCCGGTACCTCCTTCGCCGCGGCCTACGTTTCCGGTCTGGCGGCGCTGCTGCGGCAGCGGTTTCCCGCGCTGACCGCGGTGCAGATCATCAACCGGATCACCGCGACCGCACGGCATCCCGGCGGTGGGGTCGATGACCTGGTCGGCGCCGGTGTCGTGAACGCCGTCGCGGCCTTGACGTGGGACATCGCGCCCGGCCCGGCGACCATCCCGTACAACGTCCGGCGCCTGCCGTCGCCGGCCCCCGTGCCGGCGCCCGATCGCCGGCCCATCACGGCGGTGACGCTGGCCGTCGGCGGACTGCTGCTGGCGTTGGTCTTCGGCGCGCTGACGGCGCGGGCACTGAGGCGCCGATGA
- a CDS encoding acetyl-CoA acetyltransferase, translated as MFMATPVIVGAVRTAIGRSFKGTLVNTPPETLITAVLPEVVRRSGVDPAAIDDIIFAESHYGGGDLARYAATATGLEHVPGQSVNRHCAGSLTAIGNAAAQIGSGMERVLIAGGVQSLSMTPLTNWRIPGPELKFEERWMPPTHVETPDAPAKDMSITVGWNTAQSVGITREEMDAWAARSHQRAVAAQDAGKFAEEILPLKITQFDGSVVDFSVDEHPRRDTTVEKLAGLKVLHPEIEGFSITAGNSSGTNDAAAAVALVDADYAAAEGLNVMGRVRAWAAAGVPPRDCGLGAVKVIGKVLQRAGLSVGDVALWEINEAFASVPIAACREYGIDEELVNFSGSGCSLGHPIAASGARMVTTLTYELARRGGGIGVAAMCAGGGQGGAVVIEV; from the coding sequence TTGTTCATGGCCACACCCGTTATCGTCGGCGCCGTTCGGACCGCGATCGGTCGTTCGTTCAAGGGCACGCTCGTCAACACCCCGCCCGAGACGCTGATCACCGCGGTATTGCCCGAGGTGGTGCGCCGCTCCGGGGTGGACCCCGCCGCGATCGACGACATCATCTTCGCCGAATCACATTACGGCGGTGGTGATTTGGCGCGTTACGCGGCGACGGCCACCGGACTCGAGCACGTGCCCGGCCAGTCGGTGAACCGGCACTGCGCGGGCAGCCTGACCGCGATCGGCAACGCCGCGGCGCAGATCGGTTCCGGCATGGAGCGGGTGCTGATCGCCGGCGGCGTGCAGTCGCTGTCGATGACGCCGCTGACCAACTGGCGTATTCCCGGCCCGGAGCTGAAGTTCGAAGAGCGCTGGATGCCGCCCACCCATGTCGAGACCCCGGACGCACCGGCCAAGGACATGTCGATCACCGTCGGATGGAACACCGCGCAGTCGGTCGGCATCACCCGCGAAGAGATGGATGCCTGGGCGGCCCGCTCGCACCAGCGCGCCGTGGCAGCCCAGGACGCCGGCAAGTTCGCCGAGGAGATCCTGCCGCTGAAGATCACCCAGTTCGACGGCTCGGTGGTCGACTTCTCCGTTGACGAGCACCCGCGCCGCGACACCACGGTGGAGAAGCTGGCCGGCCTGAAGGTGCTGCACCCCGAGATCGAGGGCTTCTCGATCACCGCGGGCAACAGCAGCGGCACCAACGACGCGGCCGCCGCGGTCGCCCTGGTGGACGCCGATTACGCCGCCGCCGAGGGGTTGAACGTGATGGGCAGGGTCCGGGCCTGGGCCGCCGCCGGGGTACCGCCGCGCGACTGCGGGCTGGGCGCGGTCAAGGTGATCGGCAAGGTGCTGCAGCGGGCCGGCCTGTCGGTCGGGGACGTGGCGCTGTGGGAGATCAACGAGGCGTTCGCCTCGGTGCCCATCGCCGCGTGCCGCGAGTACGGCATCGACGAGGAGCTGGTGAACTTCTCCGGCAGCGGTTGCAGCCTGGGCCACCCGATCGCCGCCTCGGGCGCGCGGATGGTGACCACGCTGACCTATGAATTGGCAAGGCGCGGAGGCGGTATCGGGGTCGCGGCCATGTGCGCAGGCGGCGGTCAGGGCGGGGCGGTCGTCATCGAGGTGTGA
- a CDS encoding hypothetical protein (frameshifted, deletion at around 6313910) has translation MLSPGTVVAGYRIERLLGSGGMGEVYQAAHPNLPRFDALKVLNAQLSQDPDFRVRFLREADVAARLDHPNIVSIYNRGQTEQGQLWIAMQFVDGTDADRALESGAMTPARAVHIVGEVAKALDHAHGQGVVHRDVKPANFLLSGPTGPDERVLLGDFGIARALGDAGLTVTGSVVATLSYAAPELLSGQPFDGRADLYSLGCALFRLLTGKAPFCWAQGLPALVGAHLQAPPPRVTEWAPGLPPRLDAVIATAMAKDPAQRFASARELAAAAADALAEQSTSTTAPWQPISSNQVSDYSTPAPAWWQPGQDRTLAATPAPAAPPAPPRRVGRRRRLRLPRAVAGAGSPPR, from the coding sequence ATGCTGAGTCCCGGAACGGTAGTGGCGGGATACCGCATCGAGCGGCTGCTGGGCTCCGGCGGCATGGGCGAGGTGTACCAGGCCGCCCATCCGAATCTGCCGCGGTTCGACGCGCTCAAGGTCCTCAACGCGCAACTGTCCCAGGACCCCGATTTCCGGGTCCGCTTCCTGCGCGAGGCCGACGTCGCCGCCCGGCTGGACCATCCCAACATCGTCTCGATCTACAACCGCGGCCAGACCGAGCAGGGCCAGCTGTGGATCGCGATGCAGTTCGTCGACGGCACCGACGCCGACCGCGCCCTGGAATCCGGTGCGATGACCCCGGCCCGCGCGGTGCACATCGTCGGCGAGGTCGCCAAGGCGCTCGACCACGCGCACGGCCAGGGCGTGGTGCACCGCGACGTCAAGCCCGCCAACTTCCTGCTGTCCGGACCGACGGGTCCCGACGAGCGGGTGTTGTTGGGGGACTTCGGAATTGCGCGCGCCCTGGGCGATGCCGGGTTGACGGTCACCGGTTCGGTGGTGGCCACGCTGTCCTACGCGGCACCGGAATTACTCAGCGGCCAGCCGTTCGACGGTCGCGCGGACCTGTACTCGCTGGGGTGCGCGCTGTTCCGGTTGCTGACGGGCAAGGCGCCGTTCTGTTGGGCCCAGGGCTTGCCCGCGCTGGTGGGCGCACACCTGCAGGCCCCGCCACCGCGGGTCACCGAATGGGCGCCGGGGTTGCCGCCGCGCCTGGACGCGGTGATCGCCACCGCGATGGCCAAGGACCCCGCACAGCGGTTCGCGTCGGCGCGGGAGCTGGCGGCAGCCGCCGCGGACGCCCTTGCCGAACAGTCGACCTCGACAACCGCTCCGTGGCAACCGATCTCGAGCAACCAGGTCAGTGACTACTCGACCCCGGCGCCGGCGTGGTGGCAGCCGGGCCAGGACCGCACCCTGGCGGCCACACCCGCACCGGCCGCGCCGCCCGCGCCACCCCGCCGGGTTGGCCGACGCCGGCGCCTGCGCCTGCCCCGCGCCGTCGCCGGGGCCGGATCGCCGCCGCGATAG
- the lppH_2 gene encoding sensor domain-containing protein codes for MAAAAATAVIATVAVLTVRSPSHPPASAPPSTTSVTSGAATTTTANGPVPPVIASELPGFLLPADQIKTIMGTAAMQVVESDADSWANASSYISDQDCVGPYQPADLAAYNNSEAKGSQRQFLTNPAGGADVQQAVIVFPSADAAQKALAAQHPVWAACAGRTFTVTLPNESPHRWSFGALSNPDGGLAITTAREGHHYVGCQRALTAANNVLVDVGACSMSTDHHGVAILEAILAKIPH; via the coding sequence GTGGCGGCGGCCGCAGCGACAGCCGTGATCGCTACGGTGGCGGTGCTGACCGTGCGCTCGCCGTCGCACCCACCCGCATCGGCACCCCCGTCGACCACATCGGTGACCAGCGGCGCTGCGACCACCACGACGGCCAATGGTCCGGTGCCACCGGTGATCGCTTCCGAGCTACCCGGATTCCTGCTCCCCGCCGACCAGATCAAAACCATAATGGGCACTGCCGCAATGCAAGTCGTCGAATCCGACGCCGATTCGTGGGCCAACGCCTCGTCCTACATTTCCGACCAGGACTGCGTCGGGCCCTACCAGCCTGCCGACTTGGCCGCCTACAACAACTCCGAAGCCAAAGGATCGCAACGCCAGTTCCTGACCAACCCCGCCGGGGGGGCCGACGTCCAGCAGGCCGTCATCGTCTTTCCCAGCGCCGACGCCGCGCAGAAAGCTCTCGCCGCGCAGCATCCGGTGTGGGCGGCGTGCGCGGGGCGCACCTTCACCGTCACGCTGCCAAACGAGAGTCCGCACCGGTGGAGTTTCGGTGCGTTGAGCAACCCGGACGGCGGCCTGGCGATCACCACCGCTCGCGAGGGGCACCACTACGTCGGTTGCCAGCGCGCGCTGACCGCGGCCAACAACGTGCTGGTCGACGTCGGTGCCTGCAGCATGAGCACCGACCACCACGGCGTCGCCATCCTGGAGGCGATTTTGGCGAAGATCCCGCACTAA
- the eccA2 gene encoding ESX-2 secretion system protein EccA2 → MTSSTSTAAARKRFDQAMALLDNDLAGARARFREATEIDPAMADAWLGLIAAGDESLPTVQQLYEYGPRLHRETNRIGVRLSAPVKAGPYLSISVTEASHAGLALASALIDDRQYQKAAALLADSALLDAWENHQWQQHLEAYLMFATQRWPDVISVAAAILPPQAIIMSAVTAATCALAAHAAAHLGQARVALEWADRVEVRANHPSPTQARRQLTSAAIDAAEFPLIAADLAYVRGMAHRQLGEEQQAQVWLSRATINGALMEAAKQALADPGLQLVITEEDVIATRTDKWDVSTQRSAKQRTEAENEERRNELLAEGRALLDNQVGLADVKRAVAELEDQIEVRALRLAAGLPVANQTNHMLLVGPPGTGKTTTAAALGKIYAGLGIVRHPEIVEVKRADFCGEHIGASGPKTNELINRSLGRILFMDEFYSLVERHQDGRPDMIGMEAVNQLLVALEVHRFDFCFIGAGYEKEVDEFLTVNPGLAGRFNRKLRFESYTPDELVEIAVRYGDPRATVIAPEAAAALNAACTVLGEYHAPDGTHGIDVMHNGRFARNVVERAERLRDSRVAAQHRSAKGSVTVDDLQTLRAADVITAVRDACAEKHVPIAL, encoded by the coding sequence ATGACCAGCAGCACCAGCACCGCCGCCGCCCGCAAACGCTTCGACCAAGCGATGGCGTTGCTGGACAACGACCTGGCCGGTGCCAGAGCGCGTTTCCGGGAAGCCACCGAGATCGATCCCGCGATGGCCGATGCGTGGCTAGGCCTGATCGCGGCAGGTGACGAGTCCCTGCCGACGGTGCAACAGCTCTACGAATACGGGCCCCGGTTGCATCGGGAGACGAACCGGATCGGGGTGCGGCTGTCGGCACCCGTCAAAGCGGGCCCGTACCTGTCGATCTCGGTGACCGAAGCCTCGCACGCCGGTCTGGCGCTGGCCAGTGCCCTCATCGACGACCGGCAGTATCAGAAAGCCGCAGCGCTGCTGGCGGATTCGGCTCTGCTGGATGCGTGGGAGAACCATCAGTGGCAGCAACATCTCGAGGCGTACCTGATGTTCGCGACGCAACGCTGGCCGGACGTGATCTCGGTCGCGGCGGCGATCTTGCCGCCGCAGGCCATCATCATGTCGGCCGTCACGGCGGCGACCTGTGCGCTGGCCGCGCACGCGGCGGCGCACCTGGGGCAGGCGCGGGTCGCGCTGGAGTGGGCGGATCGCGTCGAGGTGCGGGCCAACCATCCCAGTCCGACGCAGGCTCGCCGGCAACTGACCTCCGCAGCGATCGATGCCGCCGAGTTCCCCTTGATCGCAGCAGATTTGGCCTACGTGCGTGGCATGGCACACCGTCAGCTAGGCGAGGAGCAGCAGGCGCAGGTGTGGTTGTCCCGCGCGACCATCAACGGCGCGCTGATGGAGGCGGCCAAGCAGGCGTTGGCTGATCCGGGCTTGCAACTGGTGATCACCGAAGAGGATGTCATCGCGACCCGGACGGACAAATGGGACGTCAGCACCCAGCGCTCGGCGAAGCAGCGCACCGAAGCCGAGAACGAGGAGCGACGCAACGAGCTGCTGGCAGAGGGGCGCGCGTTACTGGACAACCAGGTCGGGCTGGCCGATGTGAAACGGGCGGTGGCGGAGCTCGAGGATCAGATCGAGGTTCGCGCCCTGCGCCTTGCGGCCGGGCTGCCGGTGGCCAATCAAACCAACCACATGCTGTTGGTGGGACCCCCCGGGACCGGAAAGACCACCACCGCGGCGGCTTTGGGCAAGATCTATGCCGGGCTCGGGATCGTCCGGCACCCCGAGATCGTCGAGGTCAAGCGGGCCGACTTCTGCGGCGAGCACATCGGGGCGTCGGGACCCAAGACCAACGAACTGATCAACCGGTCGCTGGGCCGCATCCTGTTCATGGACGAGTTCTACTCGCTGGTGGAGCGACACCAGGACGGGCGGCCGGACATGATCGGCATGGAGGCGGTCAATCAGTTGCTGGTGGCGCTGGAGGTGCACCGGTTCGACTTCTGCTTCATCGGCGCGGGATACGAGAAGGAAGTCGACGAATTCCTCACCGTGAACCCGGGTTTGGCCGGTCGCTTCAACCGCAAGCTGCGCTTCGAGTCCTACACCCCGGACGAGTTGGTCGAGATTGCGGTGCGCTACGGCGATCCGCGCGCCACGGTGATCGCACCCGAGGCCGCAGCGGCGCTGAACGCGGCGTGCACGGTGCTGGGCGAGTACCACGCCCCGGACGGCACGCACGGCATCGACGTGATGCACAACGGCCGGTTCGCCCGCAATGTGGTGGAACGTGCCGAGCGGCTGCGGGATTCGCGGGTGGCCGCGCAGCACCGCAGCGCGAAGGGCTCGGTGACGGTCGACGACCTACAGACGCTACGCGCCGCCGACGTGATCACCGCCGTGCGCGATGCGTGTGCGGAAAAGCATGTGCCGATAGCGCTTTGA